A stretch of the Paenibacillus dendritiformis genome encodes the following:
- a CDS encoding GNAT family N-acetyltransferase, with protein sequence MNILHEVPGTGEYVELRAAAGLAPKEEAAAHTALLKSMLCVVMRDDHGQLLGMGRIIGDGACYFQIVDVLIHPSSQGEECQQTIMNALMEYLEQQAPQGAHILLMADVPSVGFYRKYGFELTYPNSLSMTRRL encoded by the coding sequence ATGAACATTTTGCATGAAGTTCCCGGCACGGGAGAGTATGTGGAACTCCGGGCCGCTGCGGGTCTTGCCCCGAAGGAGGAGGCGGCTGCCCATACGGCATTGCTGAAGTCGATGCTGTGCGTCGTGATGAGAGATGACCATGGGCAGTTGCTCGGAATGGGGAGAATCATCGGCGACGGGGCTTGTTATTTTCAGATCGTAGACGTCCTGATCCATCCCTCCAGCCAAGGCGAGGAATGTCAGCAGACGATAATGAACGCATTGATGGAGTATTTGGAGCAGCAGGCGCCGCAAGGGGCACACATCCTGCTTATGGCCGATGTCCCATCCGTTGGCTTCTACAGGAAATACGGCTTCGAGCTGACTTACCCGAATTCGTTGAGCATGACCCGGAGGCTGTAA
- a CDS encoding helix-turn-helix transcriptional regulator, with product MKKVERINIIMRYINNRAHFTISEIMREFNISRSTAIRDIREIEAMGMPLVAEVGRDGGYFVMNNSVLPTVRFTDNEIKALFIAFMATRNLQLPYLKSRQSLAEKLLGLLSENQQDDLVLLNQILLFEGTNPYNPDLLDLSDLPHPMLEKLIQILLSDRYLWIAIQEEKAIKSYPVYLLHLYREKGLWLIEGFDLQDERRRIYPVDNLTEVKPYSSKKRLSKKKILEKLSKQEEVVNLVLELGPKAIAQFKKYHPLKVSISYMDPFQTTAILRTFINVNHSEELTEMTNWLLFLGRDIKIREVPQEVLASLQEKLCLYFP from the coding sequence ATGAAAAAAGTTGAACGGATTAATATCATTATGCGGTATATCAACAACCGGGCTCATTTCACGATTTCCGAAATCATGCGGGAATTTAATATCTCTCGTTCGACAGCGATTAGAGATATCAGAGAAATTGAAGCCATGGGGATGCCGCTTGTCGCCGAAGTCGGAAGGGATGGGGGTTATTTTGTCATGAACAACTCCGTCCTGCCCACTGTTCGCTTTACCGATAATGAGATTAAAGCTCTTTTTATTGCCTTTATGGCCACAAGAAATCTACAGCTCCCTTATCTAAAGAGCCGTCAGTCTTTAGCTGAGAAATTGCTGGGTCTCCTCTCGGAAAACCAGCAAGATGACCTCGTTCTGTTAAATCAAATCTTGCTTTTTGAAGGAACTAACCCCTATAATCCAGACCTGCTTGATCTGTCCGACCTGCCTCATCCCATGTTGGAAAAACTCATCCAAATCCTTCTTTCGGATCGCTATTTATGGATTGCCATCCAAGAAGAGAAGGCAATAAAGTCTTATCCCGTTTATCTCTTGCACCTTTATCGTGAAAAAGGCCTTTGGTTAATTGAAGGCTTTGACCTACAGGATGAGAGGAGGAGGATTTATCCTGTCGACAATCTTACCGAGGTCAAACCATACTCTTCGAAAAAAAGGCTAAGCAAGAAAAAGATTTTAGAAAAACTAAGTAAGCAAGAAGAAGTCGTTAATCTTGTCCTTGAACTTGGTCCAAAGGCGATTGCCCAGTTCAAAAAGTACCACCCTTTAAAAGTTTCCATTTCCTATATGGATCCTTTCCAAACCACAGCCATACTAAGGACTTTTATCAATGTGAATCATTCCGAAGAATTGACCGAAATGACGAATTGGCTGCTTTTTCTTGGACGGGATATCAAAATCAGGGAAGTGCCGCAAGAAGTCTTAGCAAGTTTGCAAGAGAAATTATGTTTATACTTCCCATAA
- a CDS encoding H-type small acid-soluble spore protein, whose translation MNTQRAIEISASPVMTDVTYLGEPVYIQHVNEESGIARIYPLSNPEEERDVPVNMLIEG comes from the coding sequence ATGAATACGCAAAGAGCTATCGAAATCTCAGCATCGCCGGTTATGACAGACGTTACTTACCTAGGGGAGCCCGTATACATTCAACATGTGAATGAAGAGAGTGGCATCGCAAGAATTTACCCCCTTAGCAATCCGGAAGAGGAACGGGACGTTCCGGTCAACATGCTTATCGAAGGTTAA
- a CDS encoding GyrI-like domain-containing protein, which translates to MAQYKLEEKDSFAVLGIGTELKSKYTDFAGLNKEKADFWSAIRQDGRLDTLKAIAANDYLFAVNEAVNNKLMYYAGVMTEQSVPEASRVIQFPKGEYLVVKGEGQTAEELSHLLAGIAFGQVLPEAKNFAYVGGPNATVEMGQRNGFVYGEMWIPVVRK; encoded by the coding sequence ATGGCACAATATAAACTGGAAGAAAAAGACAGTTTCGCCGTTTTAGGTATTGGAACTGAGCTTAAGAGCAAGTACACAGACTTTGCTGGCTTGAACAAGGAAAAGGCAGACTTTTGGTCGGCCATCAGACAAGATGGAAGGCTGGACACTTTAAAGGCCATCGCCGCAAATGACTACCTTTTTGCCGTGAACGAAGCGGTGAATAACAAATTAATGTATTATGCCGGCGTCATGACAGAGCAATCGGTACCGGAAGCATCCAGGGTTATCCAATTCCCTAAGGGGGAATACCTCGTTGTTAAAGGGGAAGGACAGACGGCTGAGGAATTGAGTCATCTTCTTGCTGGCATTGCCTTCGGTCAAGTCTTGCCGGAAGCGAAGAACTTCGCCTATGTTGGCGGGCCGAATGCCACGGTCGAGATGGGGCAGCGTAACGGCTTCGTATATGGTGAAATGTGGATTCCTGTCGTTAGGAAATGA